From Flavobacterium arcticum, the proteins below share one genomic window:
- a CDS encoding helix-hairpin-helix domain-containing protein, giving the protein MQPFRFFFHYTKGQRKGIVALLLLIIVVQATYFVTTSRNWQSEARQSEEQKEWLALQTQIDTLKARKAKAAYKIYPFNPNYITDYKGYTLGMSNAEIDRLHKFRETKKYVNSAEEFQEVTKVSDSLLEKIAPYFKFPSWVKNKKGKRGAKIYPFNPNYISDYKAKLIGLSKQELARIRKFRKTNKYINSAKDFQEVTKISDSRLKKIEPYFKFPDWVTERQNKTVEIYPFNPNYISDFKAQLIGLSSKELKRIRDFRAKNKYVNSAEEFQEVTKVSDSLLKAISPYFKFPDWVNKKNNAAVIDINKATADQLIAIYGIGPVYSKRILERREQLGAYVSMEQMDDFDFRDYTPNTNEELKKRFTVVGKPRVKTININTASLNELSSFPYFNETIASNIIAKRKVQGRIGNIEELTKINGFPVEKEKIIALYLKF; this is encoded by the coding sequence TTCACTATACAAAAGGGCAGCGCAAAGGCATCGTAGCATTATTATTACTTATAATAGTTGTACAAGCTACTTATTTTGTTACAACTTCTCGCAATTGGCAGAGTGAAGCAAGACAATCTGAAGAACAAAAAGAGTGGTTAGCCTTACAAACTCAAATAGATACTCTAAAAGCCCGAAAAGCTAAAGCAGCCTATAAAATATACCCTTTTAATCCCAATTATATTACCGATTATAAGGGCTATACATTAGGGATGAGTAATGCCGAAATAGACAGGCTTCACAAATTTAGGGAAACGAAAAAGTATGTAAATAGTGCCGAAGAATTTCAGGAAGTCACAAAAGTATCGGATAGTCTTTTAGAAAAGATAGCACCTTATTTTAAATTCCCCAGTTGGGTTAAAAATAAGAAAGGGAAGAGGGGGGCAAAGATATATCCATTTAACCCAAACTATATATCGGACTATAAAGCAAAGCTAATAGGTTTATCAAAACAAGAACTAGCACGTATTCGTAAATTTCGTAAAACGAATAAATATATAAATAGTGCTAAAGATTTTCAGGAGGTTACAAAAATATCGGACAGCCGCTTAAAAAAGATAGAACCCTATTTTAAATTCCCCGATTGGGTAACAGAAAGACAGAATAAGACTGTAGAGATTTATCCTTTTAACCCTAATTACATATCCGATTTTAAAGCACAACTGATTGGTTTATCTTCAAAAGAGTTAAAGCGAATTAGAGATTTTAGGGCAAAAAACAAGTATGTAAATAGTGCTGAAGAATTTCAGGAGGTAACAAAAGTATCTGATAGCTTATTGAAAGCGATATCACCTTACTTTAAGTTTCCAGATTGGGTAAATAAAAAGAATAATGCGGCAGTAATAGATATTAATAAAGCTACTGCCGATCAGTTAATAGCTATTTACGGAATAGGTCCTGTATATTCAAAACGGATATTAGAAAGAAGGGAACAGCTTGGTGCTTACGTAAGCATGGAACAAATGGACGATTTTGATTTTAGAGATTATACACCTAACACTAACGAAGAGCTTAAAAAACGTTTTACAGTTGTAGGGAAACCAAGGGTTAAAACAATAAATATCAATACAGCATCATTAAATGAATTGAGCTCTTTTCCTTATTTTAATGAAACTATTGCAAGTAATATAATTGCAAAAAGAAAGGTACAAGGAAGAATAGGTAATATTGAAGAATTAACAAAAATTAATGGTTTTCCTGTTGAAAAAGAAAAAATAATTGCCTTATATTTGAAATTCTAA
- a CDS encoding alpha-amylase, translated as MKYTFTLFASVLFLWGCSKDSDALYQEEQTAQLQTPLHQETASRSIGSKVMMQAFYWDVPGNGVWWNTVSSKVPSWASAGIDAIWLPPATKAAGGGYSMGYDPFDYFDFGSYNQMGNTETRFGSLSEIQSLISTAHTNDLSVIADIVVNHCSGGASQYNPYTGGNTYTDFQPASGLFVRSYNDFHPNDVHANDAGAFGGYPDICHDKVYVQDWLYNNSNSIAKYYKNVMGFDGWRFDYVKGFEPWVVKNFKNAVGGFAVGEYWDGNAALLETWTGQAEASAFDFACYYKMRDAFNNNDLTQLNGDMLLKRNSYRAVTFVANHDTDEIYTNKLLAYAYILTHEGYPCLFYRDYEDWLDKNKLNNLIWIHNNKASGGTSYLYADNDEYVARRDGSPGIIVYINTSNSWQERWVDTNWSSTIIKDYTGNSGWEPTTQGDSWVKIQAPPNGYTIWSVK; from the coding sequence ATGAAATATACATTTACATTATTTGCCTCAGTTCTGTTTTTATGGGGGTGTAGTAAAGATTCAGATGCTCTATATCAAGAAGAGCAAACCGCACAACTTCAAACACCTTTACATCAAGAAACAGCAAGCCGCTCCATTGGTTCAAAAGTAATGATGCAAGCATTCTATTGGGATGTTCCCGGTAATGGTGTTTGGTGGAACACGGTTTCGAGTAAAGTCCCTTCGTGGGCAAGTGCCGGTATTGATGCCATTTGGTTACCACCTGCCACTAAAGCTGCTGGTGGAGGATACTCTATGGGGTATGACCCTTTTGATTATTTTGATTTTGGAAGCTATAACCAAATGGGTAATACTGAAACGCGTTTTGGTTCGCTTAGCGAAATCCAATCATTAATCAGTACTGCGCATACTAATGACCTTAGTGTTATAGCTGATATTGTTGTTAATCATTGTAGTGGTGGTGCATCGCAATATAACCCATATACAGGAGGAAATACTTATACTGACTTTCAACCCGCCTCAGGATTGTTTGTACGCTCTTACAATGATTTTCATCCTAATGATGTACATGCTAATGATGCGGGTGCTTTTGGAGGTTACCCAGACATCTGTCATGATAAAGTATATGTGCAAGACTGGCTTTATAATAACAGTAACTCTATTGCTAAATATTATAAAAATGTAATGGGTTTTGATGGTTGGCGTTTCGACTATGTGAAAGGGTTTGAGCCATGGGTGGTAAAAAACTTTAAAAATGCTGTAGGTGGTTTTGCAGTAGGAGAGTACTGGGATGGTAACGCTGCTTTATTGGAAACGTGGACAGGACAAGCAGAGGCGAGTGCTTTCGATTTTGCGTGTTATTATAAAATGCGCGATGCTTTTAACAATAACGATCTTACGCAGCTTAATGGCGATATGTTGCTAAAGCGTAATTCATATAGAGCAGTAACGTTTGTAGCGAATCATGATACTGATGAAATATATACAAATAAATTATTGGCTTATGCTTATATATTAACTCACGAAGGATACCCATGTCTTTTTTATAGAGATTATGAAGATTGGTTAGATAAAAACAAATTAAATAACCTGATATGGATACATAACAACAAAGCATCAGGAGGTACAAGTTACTTGTATGCTGACAACGATGAGTATGTTGCTCGACGTGACGGAAGCCCTGGGATTATTGTGTATATAAATACTAGTAATTCATGGCAAGAGCGCTGGGTAGATACCAATTGGTCTAGTACCATAATTAAAGATTACACAGGTAATTCGGGGTGGGAGCCTACCACACAAGGCGATTCTTGGGTTAAAATACAAGCACCGCCAAACGGTTATACAATATGGTCGGTAAAATAA
- the rpsU gene encoding 30S ribosomal protein S21 → MLIIPIKDGENIDRALKRYKRKFDKTGVVRQLRKRQQFTKPSVVRRVQVQKASYIQGLRDAEEN, encoded by the coding sequence ATGTTAATTATACCAATTAAAGACGGAGAAAATATCGATAGAGCATTAAAGCGCTATAAAAGAAAGTTTGACAAAACTGGAGTTGTACGTCAACTAAGAAAACGTCAACAATTCACAAAACCATCAGTTGTAAGAAGGGTGCAAGTACAAAAAGCATCTTACATACAAGGTTTAAGAGATGCAGAAGAAAATTAA
- the hpf gene encoding ribosome hibernation-promoting factor, HPF/YfiA family yields MQVNVHAVNFNVDQKLIGFVQARLDKLEKYYDKVVCSDVFFKLDNTSAKTNKIAEIKVNVPGDEFIVKKQCKTFEEAVELAADSMERLLVKRKQKVRASA; encoded by the coding sequence ATGCAAGTAAATGTTCATGCGGTTAATTTTAATGTCGATCAAAAATTGATTGGCTTTGTTCAGGCTCGATTAGATAAGCTTGAGAAGTATTACGACAAAGTTGTTTGTTCAGATGTTTTTTTTAAATTAGATAACACAAGTGCAAAAACAAATAAAATAGCAGAAATAAAAGTTAATGTGCCTGGTGATGAGTTTATAGTTAAAAAGCAATGTAAAACATTTGAGGAAGCTGTAGAGCTTGCTGCTGATTCTATGGAGCGTTTGCTTGTTAAGAGGAAACAAAAGGTGAGAGCGAGCGCATAA
- a CDS encoding tyrosine-type recombinase/integrase → MINSKQAYVDYLLKEKNYSPLTVRAYSDDVVSFEKFINEHDSDAVLEEVNYSQVRGWVVFLVEQEVSNTSVNRKVSSLKSFYKFLLRSKQITVNPLQEHKSLKTERKVQVPFSEKELQDVIEKIEYPDDFEGVRNRLIVELFYTTGMRRAELIGLKMNSYNAVTKTLRVLGKRNKERVLPVLGCTAELINIYLEKRKELSLVGDSEILMLNNRGNKLSESFVYRLINSYFSIVSGKVKKSPHILRHTFATHLLNNGADLNSVKELLGHASLASTQVYTHSSLAELKKVYGKAHPRNQNNP, encoded by the coding sequence ATGATTAATTCTAAACAAGCATATGTTGATTACCTGTTAAAGGAAAAAAATTACTCCCCACTTACTGTTAGGGCGTATAGTGATGATGTTGTTTCTTTTGAAAAATTCATAAATGAACATGATTCTGATGCTGTGCTTGAAGAGGTTAATTATAGCCAAGTAAGAGGTTGGGTAGTTTTTTTGGTAGAACAAGAGGTGTCTAATACCTCTGTGAATAGGAAAGTATCTTCTTTAAAATCGTTCTATAAATTTCTTTTGCGATCTAAGCAAATTACTGTAAATCCGTTGCAAGAACATAAGTCGCTCAAGACAGAGAGAAAAGTTCAAGTTCCTTTCTCTGAAAAAGAATTGCAGGATGTTATAGAGAAAATAGAATATCCAGATGATTTTGAAGGAGTGCGGAATAGGCTTATTGTCGAATTGTTTTATACTACAGGTATGCGTCGTGCAGAGCTTATAGGGCTTAAAATGAATAGTTATAATGCTGTTACTAAAACGTTACGTGTTTTGGGTAAACGTAATAAAGAGCGGGTATTACCTGTATTGGGGTGTACGGCAGAACTTATTAATATTTATTTAGAAAAGCGTAAAGAGCTCAGCCTTGTGGGAGATTCTGAAATATTAATGTTAAATAATCGCGGAAATAAATTAAGCGAATCTTTTGTTTATAGGTTAATAAATAGTTACTTTAGTATTGTCTCTGGTAAGGTTAAAAAGAGCCCACATATTTTGAGGCACACTTTTGCTACACACCTTCTTAATAACGGAGCAGATTTAAATTCAGTAAAAGAATTATTAGGTCACGCGAGTTTAGCTTCTACCCAAGTTTACACGCATAGCAGTTTAGCTGAGCTTAAAAAAGTGTACGGGAAGGCGCATCCGCGTAATCAAAATAATCCATAA
- a CDS encoding acyl-CoA dehydrogenase family protein, with the protein MNFDYSETQTMIAQSIRDFAEQHIRPFMREWDDTQFFPVDLFKKLGEMGFMGVLVPEELGGSGLGYHEYITIVEEISKVDPSIGLSVAAHNSLCTNHILTFANEEQKKKWIPKLATAEHIGAWGLTEHNTGSDAGGMNTTAVKDGDYWVVNGAKNFITHAKSGDIAVVIVRTGEKGDSRGMTAFVFEKGMEGFTSGKKEDKLGMRASETAELIFDNCRIPDANRLGEVGDGFIQAMKILDGGRISIGALSLGIAKGAYEAALKYSKERHQFGQPISSFQGIAFKLADMATEIEASELLLHKAAYLKNNNRKMTVAGAMGKMYSSEVCVRVSNEAVQIHGGYGYTKDYPVEKFYRDSKLCTIGEGTTEIQKLVISRNLLKG; encoded by the coding sequence ATGAACTTCGACTATAGCGAAACACAGACAATGATTGCACAGTCAATCAGGGATTTTGCAGAGCAGCATATCCGTCCATTTATGAGAGAATGGGATGATACACAATTTTTCCCAGTAGATTTATTTAAAAAATTAGGAGAAATGGGCTTTATGGGTGTTCTTGTACCCGAAGAATTAGGTGGTTCAGGCTTAGGTTACCATGAGTATATTACCATAGTAGAAGAGATATCAAAAGTAGATCCGTCTATAGGGTTATCAGTTGCGGCACACAACTCGCTTTGTACTAACCATATTCTTACATTTGCTAACGAAGAGCAAAAAAAGAAATGGATACCAAAATTAGCAACTGCCGAGCATATTGGTGCTTGGGGATTAACAGAGCACAATACAGGATCTGATGCAGGTGGTATGAATACTACAGCTGTAAAAGATGGTGATTACTGGGTAGTAAACGGAGCTAAAAACTTTATTACACATGCAAAATCAGGAGATATTGCAGTAGTTATAGTGCGTACAGGAGAAAAAGGAGATTCTCGCGGTATGACTGCTTTTGTTTTCGAAAAAGGAATGGAAGGTTTTACCAGTGGTAAAAAAGAAGATAAATTAGGTATGCGCGCCAGCGAAACTGCCGAACTTATATTTGACAACTGTCGTATTCCTGATGCTAATAGACTTGGCGAAGTAGGAGATGGTTTTATTCAAGCTATGAAAATATTAGATGGTGGTCGTATATCTATTGGGGCTTTATCATTAGGTATTGCTAAAGGAGCTTATGAAGCAGCTCTTAAATACTCTAAAGAGCGTCACCAGTTTGGGCAACCAATAAGCAGCTTCCAAGGTATAGCATTTAAACTTGCTGATATGGCTACTGAGATAGAAGCATCAGAATTGTTATTACATAAAGCAGCTTATCTTAAAAATAATAATAGAAAAATGACTGTTGCTGGAGCAATGGGTAAAATGTACTCATCAGAGGTATGTGTGCGTGTTTCTAACGAAGCAGTACAAATACATGGTGGATATGGTTATACCAAAGATTATCCAGTTGAGAAGTTCTATAGAGACTCTAAACTATGCACTATAGGTGAAGGTACTACAGAGATACAGAAACTTGTTATATCTAGAAATCTATTAAAAGGATAG